CGCAAAACCTGTTCCTTCTGACGCACTATACAGGCTACGATCCTGAAACGTCAACCTATAATGGCAGCAGTAACTTCACCCAGGGCATCCAGTTTTATGATTATCCAAAACCGAGAACCTTTTTACTTGGAGTAAACGCTAGTTTTTAATCAAAGCCAAAAACACACGATCATGAAATTTAATTTAACAAAATATTGGATCTGCATCGTTTTACTGGTCCTTTCTGTAAGCAGTTGCAAAAAGTATCTTGATGAAAAAGATTACGGCAACTTTGTAAAGAATAATTATTTCACTACCGCATCGCAGGCGCAAACGTTTGTTAACGGGATATATACCAATCTGCACTTGTTTCAAAATGGCGATGCCTATGGCGAAAGCCCATTTATCACTATTGAATTATTCGCCGGGCATGCCACGTCGCTGGGGCAAAGCGTCAACAACGGAAACGTGATACACGAGCGTACTGACGCAGTAAACCCTGGTTTCGAAGATGTGTGGCAGAACAGTTATAAGGCCATAGCCAACGCCAACCTTGCCCTTGAGCGGATACCGGGCATAAGCATGGACGACGCACAAAAGAACAAGTTGCTGGGAGAGGTCTATTTCCTGCGGGCATTCTTTTATTATCATTTGGTGCGCCTTTATGGCGATGTGCCGCTGATAACAAATTCAGTGACGGTTAACAGCCCCGACCTTTACCCTTCCCGGTCGCCTGTTGCAGATGTGTACGACCTGATCATCGGAGACTTACAAAAAGCTGAAGCATCTGGTCTGCCCGAAACAGATCAAACCGGCCGCGTATCACTGGGTGCTGTTCGCACTTTATTGGCAAGTGTATACCTTACAACGGCAGGTTTCCCTATGCAAAAAACAGAAAACTATGCGCTTGCGGCTTCGGAGGCGGAAAAAGTATTAAACGATTATACCTTGTTTGATAACTATGCCTATCTGCACGACAATGCGCATAAAAACCAGGGCGAGTTGATATTCCAGGGACAGTACCTGGTTGGTGTAGCTACGAATGCTATACCGCAGTTGACCCTCCCATTTAACCTTCCGGTTGGCGCTTACGGCGACCATTTGGGCGCAATGATCCCGACGGATGAATTTGTGGCCAGCTATGAAGCAGGCGACTTGCGGGCCGAGGAACGTCAATTCTATTTTTCAAGCTACCCGCAGTATGGTGATGACAGTAAAACGGTAGTTTTTGGCGTGCACGCATTGTATAAGTATTTCCATGCAGAAAGCGCCTTGGGTAACGGGCAAAGCGACGAGAACTGGACCTTTCTTCGGTTACCGGAAGCCATGCTGATCTACGCCGAGGCAACGAATGAAGTCAGCGGGCCAACGCAAGTAGCTTACGACCAGGTTAACAAAATCAGGGCGAGGGCGAAACTTGCACCATTAAGCGGCTTAACCAAGGATCAGTTCCGCGAGGCCATCTGGAGGGAGCGCTACCACGAGCTTGCCTATGAGGACAAGGCATATTTTGATATACAGCGCACACATAAAGTGTACGACGTGATACATGACACCTTTGGCGATGCTTTATCAACTCCAAATGAGCAGGGTGTTACCATGAAGGAACAATATT
Above is a window of Mucilaginibacter ginsenosidivorans DNA encoding:
- a CDS encoding RagB/SusD family nutrient uptake outer membrane protein, with product MKFNLTKYWICIVLLVLSVSSCKKYLDEKDYGNFVKNNYFTTASQAQTFVNGIYTNLHLFQNGDAYGESPFITIELFAGHATSLGQSVNNGNVIHERTDAVNPGFEDVWQNSYKAIANANLALERIPGISMDDAQKNKLLGEVYFLRAFFYYHLVRLYGDVPLITNSVTVNSPDLYPSRSPVADVYDLIIGDLQKAEASGLPETDQTGRVSLGAVRTLLASVYLTTAGFPMQKTENYALAASEAEKVLNDYTLFDNYAYLHDNAHKNQGELIFQGQYLVGVATNAIPQLTLPFNLPVGAYGDHLGAMIPTDEFVASYEAGDLRAEERQFYFSSYPQYGDDSKTVVFGVHALYKYFHAESALGNGQSDENWTFLRLPEAMLIYAEATNEVSGPTQVAYDQVNKIRARAKLAPLSGLTKDQFREAIWRERYHELAYEDKAYFDIQRTHKVYDVIHDTFGDALSTPNEQGVTMKEQYYLWPIPQREISTNNKLTQNPGW